From Amycolatopsis sp. WQ 127309:
CCGTCGGGCCGTCGGGCGTGGGGTCCGGGCTCTTCGGGGTGTTGTCCGGGCCCTTGGACGCGGGCGGCGGATCGGTCTTGGCCGGCGGCGCGTCCGCACCCGAGGAGTGGGTGCCGTCGCCGTCGCCCTTCGGCGGCGGATCCGTCTTCGCCGGCGGCGCGTCCGGCCCACCCTTGCCCTTGGGTCCGCCCAGGTCCTTGGGGTTGCCCTTGATGTCGATCTTGTTCGGCGGCGGAGAAGCCTTACCCGGCTTGATCTTCCGCAACGCCTTCGCCGCATCCGAGAACAGATCCCCGGCCCGCTTCAGCAACGGAACCAGCGCCTTCAACGCCGTCACCAGCCGCTTCACCAGGTTCGCGATCTTCGACGCCGTCTTCGCGACCGCACCGATCACCTGCGGGACGACCCAGGTCAGCCCGATACCCAGGGTGAACACCACCTGCAGCGCCCAGCTGATCAGGTGCCCGATCAGCTCCGCGATGATGTCCCGCACCAACGCCCGGACCGCGGCGACCACTTCACCGGCGGTCTTCACACCGCTGGAAGCGCCTTCACAGCCCTTCTGCGCCGTGTTCAGCAACGTCACAGTGTCATCGGCACGCTGGCGGTAGCTGTCACCAGCAGGTCCGGTCCACGACGCGGTGTCGGCCTTGACCATCCCGGTCAAGTCCTCACCGATACTGCCCAGCTCGGTCGCGATGTTCTTCCACGTCTCCGACTGCGCCGCGATCTCATCGGCGTTGCCGGTCAAGCCGTTGAGTGCTTCCTTGAGCGGCCCGACGTGCTCCATCAGCCAGCCGACGCCCGCGGCGAGGACCGCCCCGAACGGGTCCATCGCCATCGACAACGCGTCCAGCGCGGTCCCGACCGCGCCCATCGCGACCGAAGCCCAGTCGCCCGACTCGATCGCGGACTTCAGGTCGGCCGCCGACTCCAGCAGCGACACCCCCGAATAGGCCTTGGTCGAGTCCTTCGTTTCCGCGACCAGCGGGTTCGCCACTGAGTGACCTTCCTCGTGTCCAGGGGCGAATCAGTTCACCACGGGTTGTTGTCCTGCTCGTCCGGGTCGGCGCCCGGCCGGCGGCCCGGCGGCGGCGCGGCCTGCGGGCCCGGCAGGGTGCCGGTGCCGCCGGCCGCCGGGGCGGGCGGCACGGGCGGCGGGGCCGGAGCCGGCGGCGCGGCCGGGTCGTCGGGCTCGTCCGGGTCGGGGAACCGGCCGCGGAGCGAGTCGAGCATGAGTGTGCGGGTGTCGCGGTCCTCGTCGCCGAGGTTCTCGGCCATCACGCCGGCCACGCGCTCGGCGATGCCGGACTGCGCGCGGCGCATCGTGGTGAGGATCGCCCGCGACAGCTCTTCGAGGGGGAACGACTTGACCTTGTTCGAGAACGTCAGGTCGGTGACGGTGCCGTCCGCGCCGACGGTGACGCTGACCGCGCCGTCGCCGCTCGTGGCGGTCAGCCGCAGCCGCTCGGTCTCCGCCTGGGCCGCCTGGTAGCGCTCGGCCTTGGCCGCGAACCCGGCCGCCCAGTCGTCCATCCGGCGGATCGTCTCGTCGGGGTCCCGCATCAGGTCCCCGAGCCCGTTCGAGCCGTTCGGGCTCGTCATGAGTTCACCCTCGCTTCAGCCTGTCGCGGCGCGGCCGTGAGCTGACGCTCGAACGGCTGCTTGTTGCCCTCTTCACCGTCGCGGTAGGACTGCGCGGCCGTCCGGACGTTGTCCGAAAGGCCCTGCACGCCCTCCACCGACGCCTTCAGCGTGTCCTGCGCCTGCTCACCCGTGGGACGGATGATCGGCGGCAGGAACGCGCACAGCAGCCCGTACGCGTGGTCCGACATCGCCGAGTCGGACGCGGAGACCGCCGTGTTCAGCCGGTCCACCAGGCCGTCGACGTGACTCGCGTGCGCGACCAGGTCGTCCGGTTCGACCTCGAAGCCACCCGCCGTCATGTGCTCAC
This genomic window contains:
- a CDS encoding YbaB/EbfC family nucleoid-associated protein; translated protein: MTSPNGSNGLGDLMRDPDETIRRMDDWAAGFAAKAERYQAAQAETERLRLTATSGDGAVSVTVGADGTVTDLTFSNKVKSFPLEELSRAILTTMRRAQSGIAERVAGVMAENLGDEDRDTRTLMLDSLRGRFPDPDEPDDPAAPPAPAPPPVPPAPAAGGTGTLPGPQAAPPPGRRPGADPDEQDNNPW
- a CDS encoding type VII secretion target, with amino-acid sequence MTAGGFEVEPDDLVAHASHVDGLVDRLNTAVSASDSAMSDHAYGLLCAFLPPIIRPTGEQAQDTLKASVEGVQGLSDNVRTAAQSYRDGEEGNKQPFERQLTAAPRQAEARVNS